The proteins below come from a single Macrobrachium nipponense isolate FS-2020 chromosome 17, ASM1510439v2, whole genome shotgun sequence genomic window:
- the LOC135196375 gene encoding ectonucleoside triphosphate diphosphohydrolase 3-like isoform X3, with protein MVTVVSLLIGGIGLTYTIWTFLEPLPSVQKYGIVMDAGSSHSEIYVFSWDGAKPLDTGDVTLNHRCFMAGGVGSFVENVDDLSRYLEKCLKETKENVPQPFHKGTPFYVEATAGMRILRDFDPEGANLVLATIREILKTMTSFQIIHNNIEIIEGSEEGASGWTAVNYLSGYLTKDKNSTSAVLDVGGASVQITREVIGNGTGAPENLTLYRHNYTVLSQSFLCYGIGEAEHRYGYFLANDNGTLKNEVYIDPCLAKGVTHNITTDELNGPCTRTDESKPVLMGASQVKWRKLKKIFKNYKASEAEHNSDMTEYVDSVNNEMNSNNDPKISDIIVTKGSSNPPLCNDKMKRLFDLNLCKETFTYGDCFNSESVPPVFGDLVAFSGLFEQLMKALGFKPGSSLKEFETAVFEVCSLNADDLYKRFPDVDRVLVEDLCFDAMYIYNLMTVGLGIDSSEWKLIQFTDEINNTAVEWPMGFMMNRTTAFPAVIPVKPLSTPVFSLLLILFGSFLISGILFCWHSYKIKHHSTSYQRSMTNLVLSHVLIIDTDTHRLVPVQTSSHVYKSVETIVPQII; from the exons TATGGAATAGTCATGGATGCTGGTTCATCTCATAGTGAAATTTATGTGTTCTCCTGGGATGGTGCGAAACCCCTAGATACTGGAGATGTAACTCTCAATCACAGATGTTTTATGGCAG GTGGTGTGGGCAGCTTTGTTGAAAATGTTGATGACTTAAGTAGGTACTTGGAGAAATGCCTCAAAGAAACCAAAGAAAATGTTCCACAGCCATTTCATAAGGGTACTCCATTTTATGTAGAGGCAACTGCAGGAATGAGGATCCTAAG GGACTTTGATCCAGAAGGTGCAAATCTGGTACTGGCTACCATCAGAGAAATACTTAAAACAATGACCTCGTTCCAAATCATCCacaataatattgaaataattgaaggatCAGAAGAAGGAGCAAGTGGCTGGACAGCTGTAAATTACCTTTCTGGGTATCTTACTAAA GATAAAAACTCAACATCAGCTGTCTTAGATGTTGGCGGGGCATCTGTGCAGATAACTCGTGAGGTGATAGGTAATGGGACAGGGGCACCTGAGAACCTAACTCTCTATAGGCATAATTACAC GGTTCTCAGTCAGTCCTTTTTGTGCTACGGAATTGGAGAAGCTGAGCATCGGTATGGCTATTTTCTGGCTAATGACAATGGAACTTTGAAAAATGAAGTTTATATCGACCCTTGTTTAGCCAAAGGTGTTACACACAACATAACTACAGATGAGCTGAATGGTCCATGTACTCGTACAGATGAATCTAAACCTGTCCTGATGGGAGCTAGTCAAGTGAAATGGCGCAAACTtaagaaaatctttaaaaattataaagcGAGTGAAGCAGAACATAACAGTGATATGACCGAATATGTGGACAGTgtaaacaatgaaatgaataGCAATAATGATCCTAAAATATCAGACATCATAGTTACCAAAGGTTCCAGTAATCCTCCATTatgtaatgataaaatgaaaagattGTTCGATTTGAATTTATGCAAGGAAACTTTTACCTATGGTGACTGCTTTAATTCTGAGTCTGTCCCTCCAGTATTTGGTGATTTAGTG gCCTTTTCTGGTTTGTTTGAGCAGCTAATGAAAGCACTAGGTTTTAAACCAGGATCAAGTCTAAAGGAGTTTGAAACAGCAGTGTTTGAAGTTTGTTCATTAAATGCAGATGACCTCTACAAAAGATTTCCAG atGTAGACCGAGTTTTAGTAGAGGATCTGTGctttgatgctatgtatatatacaacctGATGACTGTTGGTCTTGGCATTGATAGTTCAGAATGGAAACTGATACAGTTTACTGATGAG ATCAATAATACTGCAGTAGAATGGCCTATGGGTTTTATGATGAATCGTACAACAGCGTTTCCTGCAGTTATACCTGTAAAACCTCTGAGTACTCCTGTATTTAGTCTTCTTTTGATACTTTTTGGATCCTTTCTGATAAGTGGCATCTTGTTCTGCTGGCACTCCTACAAGATAAAGCACCATAGCACTTCTTACCAAAG GAGCATGACCAACTTGGTTTTGTCACACGTCTTAATCattgacacagacacacaccgtcTAGTTCCTGTCCAAACAAGTAGCCATGTTTACAAGTCAGTTGAAACAATTGTACCACAGATAATCTAA